One window of the Natronomonas marina genome contains the following:
- a CDS encoding DUF5518 domain-containing protein, with translation MLSRRTIRNGAVGAVVGSVLGFVPLVLLVAPLLGGGVAGYLERDGARGGAVAGIVAGALMAAFTALVTAVVTAVRFGALPLPSPGVPLAGLAVAAALSLFASLGQVLVAAVGGGLGGILEADRRRTAAREPLAGDGRSRSWARVAGSLLVGLVTFGVVAVALTAALDPLIWPSLLVSLPVGFVAGVAVAVLTNHYLARAAAGRLDWRPVAAGAVAVVVVFGLLVGGLSLLGEQRRLESAESTYQYEVTVAADETLENATFYVPVPTENGSSRLGERFVENPQYDRYTPAVRGYDPDPDSVNFSYELVDTERGRMLAISADRIAVEKVYYREAGNETMGWYERIPAAEYDPDDPDMGVQNDGSFTFTVTLVADESVDTADPFDDEPLLAPGADRTAVDCRTGRSATHRCFEYDGQVYADYEANETATVYVSAQLDGRNEWFSGGWSGNEYREWSRVELRGPQSGWVLTDGELEVGSGNYRN, from the coding sequence ATGCTCTCTCGTCGGACGATTCGCAACGGCGCGGTCGGGGCGGTGGTCGGGAGCGTGCTGGGGTTCGTCCCGCTGGTGCTTTTGGTCGCGCCGTTGCTCGGCGGCGGCGTCGCCGGGTATCTCGAACGCGACGGCGCGAGGGGCGGTGCGGTCGCCGGAATCGTCGCCGGGGCTCTGATGGCCGCGTTCACGGCCCTCGTCACGGCCGTCGTCACCGCCGTCCGGTTCGGCGCCCTGCCACTCCCGTCGCCGGGCGTTCCCCTGGCGGGGCTGGCGGTGGCGGCCGCCCTGTCGCTGTTCGCGTCGCTCGGCCAGGTCCTCGTCGCGGCGGTCGGCGGCGGACTGGGCGGCATCCTCGAAGCCGACCGTCGGCGGACCGCTGCCCGCGAACCGCTCGCTGGCGACGGGCGCTCGCGCTCGTGGGCGCGGGTCGCCGGCAGCCTCCTCGTCGGCCTGGTCACGTTCGGCGTCGTCGCCGTCGCGCTGACCGCCGCCCTCGACCCGCTTATCTGGCCGTCGCTGCTCGTGAGTCTCCCGGTCGGGTTCGTCGCCGGCGTCGCCGTCGCGGTCCTCACCAACCACTACCTCGCCCGGGCGGCCGCGGGCCGCCTCGACTGGCGACCGGTCGCAGCCGGCGCGGTCGCCGTGGTGGTCGTGTTCGGCCTCCTCGTCGGTGGGCTGTCGCTGCTCGGCGAGCAGCGCCGGCTGGAGTCGGCCGAGAGCACCTACCAGTACGAGGTAACCGTCGCGGCCGACGAGACGCTGGAAAACGCGACCTTCTACGTCCCCGTACCGACCGAGAACGGTAGTTCCCGGCTGGGCGAGCGGTTCGTCGAGAACCCCCAGTACGACAGGTACACGCCGGCCGTGCGGGGGTACGACCCCGACCCCGACTCGGTGAACTTCTCGTACGAACTGGTCGACACCGAGCGCGGACGAATGTTGGCCATCTCCGCCGACCGGATCGCCGTCGAGAAGGTCTACTACCGCGAGGCCGGAAACGAGACGATGGGCTGGTACGAGCGGATTCCCGCCGCCGAGTACGACCCCGACGACCCGGACATGGGCGTCCAGAACGACGGCAGCTTCACGTTTACCGTCACGCTCGTCGCCGACGAGTCGGTCGACACCGCCGATCCGTTCGACGACGAACCGCTGCTCGCTCCGGGGGCCGACCGGACGGCGGTCGACTGCCGCACCGGTAGGTCGGCCACGCACCGCTGTTTCGAGTACGACGGGCAGGTGTACGCCGACTACGAGGCGAACGAGACGGCGACGGTCTACGTCTCGGCGCAACTCGACGGCCGCAACGAGTGGTTCTCCGGGGGCTGGTCCGGCAACGAGTACCGCGAGTGGTCCCGGGTCGAACTCCGCGGCCCGCAGTCGGGGTGGGTCCTCACGGACGGCGAACTCGAGGTCGGCAGCGGCAACTACCGCAACTGA
- a CDS encoding mechanosensitive ion channel family protein: MIGQVSSPNWLTDVLSAYDQVLSELFWFVVGFGVVYLVGRLVLVPLVTRLVRARNRNNPTIESATETYLRVALIGFATLTGTIAAGYGGVLSESAVIIAAITFALGIAGQQVFGSLISGMFLVADPDFNVGDWISWPGGEGTVEAVDFRVTRVRTPDNETVSVPNTELTNNALTRPYGRDRFRVTEQVYVAYYEDTERALMELQRLAADDESVLDDPAPNARILELGANAITVQAEFWIDDPINRDVLTVRSDFRRQVKRRFDEADITLAPPSAQQLSGELTVRDPSVGSSTSNGG; encoded by the coding sequence ATGATCGGTCAGGTTTCTTCACCGAATTGGCTGACGGACGTACTGTCGGCGTACGACCAGGTGCTGTCGGAGCTGTTCTGGTTCGTCGTGGGCTTCGGCGTCGTCTACCTCGTGGGCCGACTCGTTCTCGTCCCGCTGGTCACCCGACTCGTCAGGGCGCGCAACCGAAACAACCCCACCATCGAGTCCGCGACCGAGACGTATCTGCGGGTGGCACTGATCGGGTTTGCGACCCTCACGGGCACGATAGCCGCCGGCTACGGGGGCGTGCTCTCGGAGTCGGCGGTCATCATCGCCGCCATCACGTTCGCCCTCGGCATCGCCGGCCAGCAGGTGTTCGGGTCGCTCATCAGCGGGATGTTTCTCGTCGCCGACCCCGACTTCAACGTCGGCGACTGGATCTCCTGGCCGGGCGGCGAGGGAACCGTCGAGGCCGTCGACTTCCGCGTCACGCGGGTCCGGACGCCGGACAACGAGACCGTCTCGGTCCCCAACACCGAACTCACGAACAACGCGCTCACCCGGCCCTACGGCCGGGATCGGTTTCGGGTCACCGAGCAGGTCTACGTCGCCTACTACGAGGACACCGAACGCGCCCTGATGGAGCTACAGCGACTCGCCGCCGACGACGAGTCGGTACTCGACGACCCCGCGCCGAACGCGCGCATCCTCGAACTCGGGGCGAACGCCATCACGGTGCAGGCCGAGTTCTGGATCGACGACCCGATCAACCGGGACGTCCTGACGGTCCGCTCGGACTTCCGCCGGCAGGTGAAACGCCGGTTCGACGAGGCGGACATCACGCTCGCGCCCCCCTCCGCACAGCAGCTCTCGGGGGAGCTCACGGTGAGAGACCCCTCGGTCGGATCTTCGACCTCGAACGGCGGGTGA
- a CDS encoding sodium:calcium antiporter, producing the protein MPVPSGLLAQISVGAVALYALVTAASRAIDRLLALAEYYDIDEVLIGVTVLAVGTSLPELSSHLVASLGILSGTLDYRVTSAVVIGGNTGSSTIQQFLLVGVFLVGYGSIRIDRTFVRDSYVPMLATFLVTLVVAWDGSISRLDGAVLFALYLGYVGLRVSRRRQPPSLREPPSRNPRHDAAVAAGLLVVVFLAATLVLSVVEVIVAALPELTAVIDAIRRRAPNVALGTLVGSNIVNPLVGIGLGGAVSTYYVPPAVILWDLPFKLLAGAGLLGWTLYYRDGELGRREGAYLLGLYFVFVTGRLLLFPGQ; encoded by the coding sequence ATGCCGGTTCCGAGCGGGCTGTTGGCCCAGATCTCCGTCGGTGCGGTCGCCCTCTACGCCCTCGTCACGGCCGCGAGCCGGGCGATCGATCGACTGCTGGCACTCGCCGAGTACTACGACATCGACGAGGTTCTGATCGGAGTGACCGTCCTCGCGGTGGGGACGAGCCTACCGGAACTGAGCTCTCATCTGGTCGCGTCGCTGGGCATCCTCTCGGGGACGCTCGACTACCGGGTGACCTCCGCGGTCGTCATCGGCGGCAACACCGGCTCCTCGACCATCCAGCAGTTCCTGCTCGTCGGCGTCTTCCTCGTCGGATACGGGAGTATCCGGATCGACCGAACGTTCGTCCGCGACAGCTACGTCCCGATGCTGGCGACGTTTCTCGTGACCCTCGTCGTGGCGTGGGACGGCTCGATCAGCCGGCTGGACGGCGCGGTCCTGTTCGCGCTGTATCTCGGGTACGTTGGCCTGCGGGTGTCCCGGCGGCGGCAACCCCCGAGCCTCCGGGAACCGCCGAGTCGGAACCCCCGCCACGACGCCGCCGTCGCCGCGGGCCTGCTCGTCGTCGTCTTCCTCGCTGCGACCCTCGTGCTCTCGGTCGTGGAGGTGATCGTCGCCGCGCTCCCGGAGTTGACCGCCGTGATCGACGCCATCCGTCGGCGCGCCCCGAACGTCGCGCTCGGAACGCTGGTCGGGAGCAACATCGTCAATCCGCTCGTCGGCATCGGGCTGGGCGGTGCGGTCTCGACGTACTACGTGCCGCCCGCCGTCATCCTCTGGGACCTCCCGTTCAAGCTTCTCGCCGGCGCCGGACTGCTCGGCTGGACGCTGTACTACCGCGACGGGGAACTCGGCCGACGGGAGGGCGCGTACCTTCTGGGTCTGTACTTCGTGTTCGTGACCGGCCGGCTGCTGCTGTTTCCCGGACAGTAG
- the lipA gene encoding lipoyl synthase, which produces MSSRRRKPEWLTSRPPSGERFAEIKETLRERDLHTVCEEANCPNLGDCWSGRNGPGTATFMLMGDRCSRGCNFCDVETGGMEALDPDEPANVAEAVAEIGLEYVVLTSVDRDDLADGGAGHFAETIREIKRRDASILVEALVPDFQGDAGDVRKIIDAGPDVVAHNVETVERLQWPVRDRRAGYEQSLSVLEVVADAPDVYAKTSLMLGVGEYDHEVYRTLGDLREVGVDIVTFGQYLQPSRSHLEVFDYVHPDKFDVWKTVAEGEFDFLYCASGPMVRSSFKAGEFFVEALVRDGKSVEEARVAAEQREAATD; this is translated from the coding sequence ATGAGCAGTCGGCGCCGCAAGCCGGAGTGGCTCACGTCCCGTCCGCCCAGCGGCGAGCGGTTCGCCGAGATCAAGGAGACGCTGCGGGAGCGGGACCTCCACACCGTCTGTGAGGAGGCCAACTGTCCGAACCTGGGGGACTGCTGGAGCGGCCGCAACGGCCCCGGCACGGCGACGTTCATGCTGATGGGCGACCGCTGTTCGCGGGGCTGTAACTTCTGTGACGTCGAGACGGGCGGGATGGAGGCACTGGACCCCGACGAGCCGGCGAACGTCGCCGAGGCCGTCGCCGAAATCGGCCTGGAGTACGTCGTTCTCACGTCGGTCGACCGCGACGACCTCGCGGACGGCGGCGCGGGCCACTTCGCGGAGACGATCCGGGAGATAAAACGCCGGGACGCCTCCATCCTCGTCGAGGCGCTCGTCCCGGACTTCCAGGGCGACGCCGGCGACGTGCGGAAGATCATCGACGCCGGCCCGGACGTCGTCGCGCACAACGTCGAGACGGTCGAACGGCTCCAGTGGCCGGTCCGGGACCGCCGGGCCGGCTACGAGCAGTCGCTGTCGGTGCTCGAAGTGGTCGCCGACGCGCCGGATGTCTACGCCAAGACCAGCCTCATGCTCGGCGTCGGCGAGTACGACCACGAGGTCTACCGGACGCTCGGTGACCTCCGGGAGGTGGGCGTCGACATCGTCACGTTCGGGCAGTACCTCCAGCCCTCCCGGTCGCACCTGGAGGTGTTCGACTACGTCCACCCCGACAAGTTCGATGTCTGGAAGACGGTCGCCGAGGGGGAGTTCGACTTCCTCTACTGTGCCTCGGGGCCGATGGTCCGGTCGTCGTTCAAGGCTGGCGAGTTCTTCGTCGAGGCGCTCGTTCGGGACGGGAAGAGCGTGGAGGAGGCTCGCGTTGCGGCCGAGCAGCGCGAGGCCGCAACGGACTGA
- the tatC gene encoding twin-arginine translocase subunit TatC, translating to MAETVEGGEGFASDGPASDEEMPLADHIEEMVRRLGYVIVVMAAVSGVVFPFGETIINFLWYSVLPGGDVAAPRVYHPLALILARLKVATLAGFIVALPVFVYQTYLFMRPGLYEHERRYYLASVPTSLVLAGIGVLFAYFLILPALFTYFLTYSQSAATIAFALTDTFDLIVMMLGLFAAIFQIPLFVMLAVMMGLTTRAWLVDKRLYFWGAFLGIAFLFNPDVTGMAPILVTATMIALFESTLLLLRWVGR from the coding sequence ATGGCAGAGACCGTCGAGGGCGGCGAGGGGTTCGCCAGCGACGGCCCCGCGTCCGACGAGGAGATGCCGCTCGCGGACCACATAGAGGAGATGGTCCGCCGTCTCGGCTACGTCATCGTCGTGATGGCGGCCGTCTCCGGGGTCGTCTTCCCCTTCGGCGAGACCATCATCAACTTCCTGTGGTACTCGGTGCTCCCCGGCGGTGACGTCGCCGCACCCCGCGTGTACCACCCGCTGGCGCTGATTCTCGCACGCCTGAAGGTCGCTACCCTCGCGGGCTTCATCGTCGCGCTGCCCGTGTTCGTCTACCAGACGTACCTCTTCATGCGCCCCGGCCTCTACGAACACGAGCGCCGGTATTACCTCGCGTCCGTCCCGACCAGCCTCGTTCTGGCGGGCATCGGCGTCCTCTTTGCGTACTTTCTCATCCTGCCGGCCCTCTTTACGTACTTCCTGACCTACTCCCAGAGTGCGGCCACCATCGCCTTCGCGCTGACGGATACGTTCGACCTCATCGTCATGATGCTGGGGCTGTTCGCCGCCATCTTCCAGATCCCGCTTTTCGTCATGCTCGCGGTCATGATGGGGCTGACGACGCGGGCGTGGCTGGTCGACAAGCGGCTCTACTTCTGGGGGGCGTTCCTCGGCATCGCGTTCCTCTTCAACCCCGACGTGACCGGCATGGCGCCCATCCTGGTCACGGCGACGATGATCGCGCTCTTCGAGTCGACGCTACTCCTGCTCCGGTGGGTCGGTCGCTGA
- a CDS encoding twin-arginine translocase subunit TatC, whose product MSSAVDDDVAETVAEGRQHVGTMLSTAQTHLQKVFILFVIGLVGTIYLLRAFVWQRLKADLNANPNIEIVAINPFEVILLQVKIGLVVGIILTIPPLIYYSRDALRRRGRWPENVARWKVAGFGLVSGLLFAGGIAYAYNLFFPLMLDFLASNADAAGFEPKYSISMWAQFIFLLSLSFGLAAQLPLAMSSLAYSGIVPYETFRDRWKYAVVAIFVFGALFSPPDPFTQIMWAVPLVTLYGISLYLTKVIVTAKRSSDAIDVPATARTNWNLLAGLFVVGAAVVYVFYDAGGYRFVNSGLAAVDSSYRFLPAGEAYGLAETTYLVVSGLVYGVLFTVVGLAYLIYDGLEDLEPDDYGLPGGSQGDPADIDLSILDEAGIRAAPAAAFARLEEEEALELASDAMEDDDPELAQAILDRFDNVNPDGDAAPSDFEDGEPSDAGAAATPAADETDDDEEAGILARRGAGMLDAFSEDDIDEDDIGGYAYDLAFIAESLTSKSFRLVGLFMIVMAATFVGLYRGGIGILQEQFTARMSPEAAAQVDIVTLHPVEALIFMIKVSVIFGAAATLPLLLYYAWPALKERGFARGDRRVLLVWGGTLLAGLVAGSLFGFLYVAPAVISWLAADVLDAGMIISYRINNYGWLIFFLTVGIGILAMIPVSMLLFHQGNLVPYRFMRGRWREVTLGVLGAAAFLSPRGVFTMFLLGIPLVAAYMVGLGVLWLVTLGGRRTPGPAEPAD is encoded by the coding sequence GTGTCCAGCGCCGTTGACGACGACGTCGCCGAGACGGTCGCCGAGGGACGCCAGCACGTCGGGACGATGCTGTCGACCGCACAGACGCATCTCCAGAAGGTGTTCATCCTCTTCGTCATCGGCCTCGTCGGAACCATCTATCTCCTCCGTGCGTTCGTCTGGCAGCGCCTGAAGGCCGATCTGAACGCCAACCCGAACATCGAGATCGTCGCCATCAACCCCTTCGAGGTCATCCTCCTGCAGGTGAAGATCGGCCTCGTCGTCGGCATCATACTGACGATTCCGCCGCTGATCTACTACTCGCGGGACGCCCTCCGGCGCCGGGGACGGTGGCCCGAAAACGTCGCCCGCTGGAAGGTGGCCGGCTTCGGACTCGTCAGCGGCCTGCTGTTCGCGGGCGGCATCGCCTACGCGTACAATCTCTTCTTCCCGCTCATGCTGGACTTCCTGGCCAGCAACGCCGACGCGGCGGGCTTCGAGCCGAAGTACTCCATCTCGATGTGGGCGCAGTTCATCTTCCTGTTGTCGCTGTCCTTCGGGCTGGCCGCCCAGCTACCCCTGGCGATGAGTTCGCTCGCCTACAGCGGCATCGTCCCCTACGAGACGTTCCGCGACCGGTGGAAGTACGCCGTCGTCGCCATCTTCGTCTTCGGCGCGCTGTTCTCGCCGCCGGACCCGTTCACGCAAATCATGTGGGCCGTCCCGCTCGTGACGCTGTACGGCATCTCGCTGTACCTGACGAAGGTCATCGTCACCGCCAAACGGTCCAGCGACGCCATCGACGTGCCCGCCACGGCGCGAACCAACTGGAACCTGCTCGCCGGGCTGTTCGTCGTCGGTGCCGCCGTCGTCTACGTCTTCTACGACGCCGGCGGCTACCGGTTCGTCAACAGCGGGCTGGCGGCGGTCGACTCCAGCTACCGGTTCCTCCCCGCGGGCGAGGCCTACGGTCTCGCCGAGACCACCTACCTCGTCGTCAGCGGCCTCGTCTACGGCGTCCTCTTTACCGTCGTCGGACTGGCGTACCTGATCTACGACGGCCTCGAGGACCTCGAACCCGACGACTACGGTCTCCCCGGCGGTTCCCAGGGCGACCCGGCCGACATCGACCTCTCGATACTCGACGAGGCGGGCATCCGGGCGGCTCCGGCGGCGGCGTTCGCCCGCCTCGAGGAGGAGGAGGCCCTTGAACTCGCCAGCGACGCGATGGAGGACGACGACCCCGAACTGGCACAGGCCATCCTCGACCGCTTCGACAACGTCAATCCCGACGGCGACGCCGCCCCCTCGGACTTCGAGGACGGCGAGCCGTCCGATGCGGGGGCGGCCGCGACCCCTGCTGCCGACGAGACGGACGACGACGAGGAGGCCGGCATCCTCGCCCGCCGTGGCGCGGGCATGCTCGACGCCTTCAGCGAGGACGACATCGACGAGGACGACATCGGCGGCTACGCCTACGACCTCGCGTTCATCGCCGAGAGTCTCACCTCGAAGTCGTTCCGCCTCGTCGGGCTCTTCATGATCGTCATGGCGGCGACGTTCGTCGGACTCTACCGCGGCGGCATCGGCATCCTCCAGGAGCAGTTCACCGCACGCATGAGCCCCGAGGCGGCCGCACAGGTCGACATCGTCACGCTGCACCCCGTCGAGGCGCTCATCTTCATGATCAAGGTGTCGGTCATCTTCGGCGCCGCCGCCACCCTGCCGCTGCTTCTGTACTACGCGTGGCCCGCCCTGAAGGAGCGCGGCTTCGCCCGCGGCGACCGCCGCGTCCTGCTCGTGTGGGGCGGGACGCTGCTGGCCGGCCTCGTCGCCGGCAGCCTCTTCGGCTTCCTCTACGTCGCCCCGGCGGTCATCTCGTGGCTCGCCGCCGACGTCCTCGACGCCGGCATGATAATCTCCTACCGCATCAACAACTACGGCTGGCTCATCTTCTTCCTCACCGTCGGTATCGGCATCCTGGCGATGATACCCGTCTCGATGCTGCTGTTCCACCAGGGCAACCTCGTCCCCTATCGGTTCATGCGGGGCCGCTGGCGGGAGGTCACGCTCGGGGTCCTCGGCGCCGCCGCGTTCCTCTCGCCCCGCGGCGTCTTCACGATGTTCCTGCTCGGTATCCCACTCGTCGCCGCCTACATGGTCGGTCTGGGCGTCCTGTGGCTGGTCACGCTGGGCGGCAGACGGACCCCGGGGCCGGCCGAACCGGCGGACTGA
- a CDS encoding ribbon-helix-helix domain-containing protein: MPKISVEIPGELLADLDDHVGEDGKYVNRSDAIRASIRKNLDILDEIDARHGRLEDDDDE; this comes from the coding sequence ATGCCCAAGATAAGCGTCGAGATTCCGGGGGAACTGCTCGCGGACCTAGACGACCACGTCGGCGAGGACGGCAAGTACGTCAACCGGAGCGACGCCATCCGCGCCTCGATACGGAAGAACCTCGACATCCTCGACGAGATAGACGCCCGACACGGCCGCCTGGAGGACGATGACGACGAGTAA
- a CDS encoding queuosine precursor transporter, giving the protein MTTSNRYGAAPAIPAGAVALSALFVAALVTAQVTAAKVLAFELPVSLPVTGAELALPGAALAYALTFLASDCYTELYGRRAAQVLVNVGFLMNFLVLALVWSTILAPAAPSSIDPAAFRTVLGAATNIVAGSLVAYLVSQNYDVVVFSALADYTDGRHLWLRNIVSTGTSQAIDTVIFVGLAFWVLPRYVGIGPELPASVVVSLAVGQYLLKLLIALADTPLVYLITALVRRSEEPGTGVLQ; this is encoded by the coding sequence ATGACGACGAGTAACCGGTACGGCGCCGCGCCGGCGATTCCGGCCGGTGCCGTCGCGCTGTCGGCGCTGTTCGTGGCCGCGCTCGTGACCGCACAGGTGACCGCCGCGAAGGTGCTGGCCTTCGAGTTGCCCGTCTCGCTGCCCGTGACGGGCGCCGAGTTGGCGCTGCCGGGCGCGGCGCTGGCGTACGCCCTGACGTTCCTCGCGTCGGACTGCTACACCGAACTGTACGGCCGCCGGGCCGCCCAGGTGCTCGTCAACGTCGGCTTCCTGATGAACTTCCTCGTGCTCGCGCTGGTGTGGAGCACCATCCTGGCGCCGGCCGCCCCCTCCAGCATCGACCCCGCCGCCTTCCGGACGGTCCTCGGCGCCGCCACGAACATCGTCGCCGGCAGCCTCGTGGCCTACCTCGTCAGCCAGAACTACGACGTCGTCGTCTTCTCGGCGCTGGCCGACTACACCGACGGCCGGCACCTCTGGCTCCGCAACATCGTCTCGACGGGGACGAGTCAGGCCATCGACACCGTCATCTTCGTCGGCCTCGCATTCTGGGTCCTGCCGCGGTACGTCGGCATCGGGCCGGAACTCCCGGCCAGCGTCGTCGTCTCGCTCGCGGTCGGCCAGTACCTCCTGAAACTCCTCATCGCACTCGCGGACACGCCGCTGGTCTACCTCATCACCGCCCTCGTTCGCCGGTCGGAGGAACCCGGCACGGGCGTCCTGCAGTAG
- a CDS encoding preprotein translocase subunit TatA — MVPLQLGIPGGPEIVVILLILVVLALPVLLVVLLLSRAGGDSDRRAELERRVGRLEARVDRLEDEDGSDHTGDDPGEN; from the coding sequence ATGGTCCCACTGCAACTCGGCATCCCCGGCGGTCCCGAAATAGTTGTCATCCTCCTGATACTGGTCGTGCTCGCACTCCCGGTGCTGCTCGTCGTCCTGCTTCTGTCCCGGGCGGGCGGCGACTCGGACCGACGGGCGGAACTGGAGCGACGGGTCGGTCGTCTCGAGGCCAGAGTCGACCGCCTGGAAGACGAAGACGGTAGCGACCACACCGGCGACGACCCCGGCGAGAACTAG
- a CDS encoding 23S rRNA (uridine(2552)-2'-O)-methyltransferase, giving the protein MAGKDEYYNRAKQEGYRSRSAYKLQQLDRTADLLSEGDTVVDLGAAPGGWLQVAAERVGESGTVVGVDRQRIDPVDGVETVRGDMTEESTREDVVDLVGEADVVVSDMAPNMTGEYELDHARSVHLARTAFETALELLAPGGDFVAKVFEGPDTDDLRADVDAEFEYVRTVHPDASRDSSSELYLVGKGRITAPVAEGDELAVDVEDVGDEGDGIAKVEGYTLFVGGTDAGETVEVRVTDVKPRFGFAERLD; this is encoded by the coding sequence ATGGCGGGTAAAGACGAATACTACAACCGGGCCAAACAGGAGGGCTACCGGTCGCGGTCGGCCTACAAACTGCAGCAACTGGACCGGACGGCCGACCTGCTGAGCGAGGGCGACACCGTCGTCGATTTGGGCGCCGCGCCCGGCGGGTGGCTCCAGGTCGCCGCCGAGCGCGTCGGCGAGTCGGGCACCGTCGTCGGGGTCGACCGCCAGCGCATCGACCCGGTCGACGGCGTCGAGACGGTCCGGGGCGACATGACCGAGGAATCCACCCGCGAGGACGTCGTCGACCTCGTCGGGGAGGCCGACGTGGTCGTCTCGGACATGGCGCCGAACATGACCGGCGAGTACGAACTCGACCACGCTCGGTCGGTCCACCTCGCGCGGACGGCCTTCGAGACGGCGCTGGAACTCCTGGCGCCGGGCGGCGACTTCGTGGCGAAGGTGTTCGAGGGGCCCGACACCGACGACCTCCGGGCCGACGTCGACGCGGAGTTCGAGTACGTCCGCACCGTCCACCCCGACGCGTCGCGGGACTCCTCCTCGGAGCTGTATCTGGTCGGGAAGGGTCGCATCACCGCCCCGGTCGCCGAGGGGGACGAACTCGCCGTCGACGTCGAGGACGTCGGCGACGAGGGCGACGGCATTGCGAAAGTCGAGGGGTACACGCTGTTCGTCGGCGGGACCGACGCCGGCGAGACCGTCGAGGTCCGCGTGACCGACGTCAAGCCGCGGTTCGGGTTCGCGGAGCGACTCGACTAG
- a CDS encoding ribbon-helix-helix domain-containing protein — MSDTESDDADPEIDRINLRISHSFLEVVDEAWRERGFNSRSEYIRYALRDAVNHPEGAGFWKDLAISEAQFDAGEGLSSDEVKQKHGIDGE, encoded by the coding sequence ATGTCAGACACGGAGTCGGACGACGCCGATCCCGAGATCGACCGGATCAATCTCCGGATTTCGCATTCGTTCCTCGAAGTCGTGGACGAGGCGTGGCGGGAGCGTGGCTTCAACAGTCGAAGCGAGTATATTCGGTACGCTCTCCGCGATGCGGTGAACCACCCCGAAGGTGCGGGCTTCTGGAAAGACCTCGCCATCAGTGAGGCGCAGTTCGACGCGGGAGAGGGCCTTTCGAGCGACGAGGTCAAACAGAAGCATGGGATCGACGGCGAATGA
- a CDS encoding type II toxin-antitoxin system RelE family toxin, whose protein sequence is MGSTANDEEWDWAFSPRADDQFAQLDSESKQRITSKLDEVVSSEWREPADFLEPLTNSPFQKLRVGDYRLGCRRLREERTLRVESIRQREGAYKGDD, encoded by the coding sequence ATGGGATCGACGGCGAATGACGAGGAGTGGGACTGGGCGTTCTCCCCACGAGCGGACGACCAGTTCGCACAACTGGATTCCGAATCCAAGCAGCGAATTACGTCGAAGTTAGACGAGGTAGTGTCCTCCGAGTGGCGAGAGCCAGCTGATTTTCTCGAACCGCTGACGAACTCGCCGTTCCAGAAGTTACGAGTCGGGGATTACCGACTCGGGTGTCGGCGCCTTCGAGAAGAACGAACACTCCGCGTCGAGAGTATTCGGCAGCGAGAAGGAGCGTACAAAGGCGACGATTAG
- a CDS encoding DUF4396 domain-containing protein: MFEQTTVALASSPVPEWLVRWGIQVEHALAPARDVVRPVLSSWWTLAVWLAVNVLSLGVLWRDVWTRNRNLPSLMKFVWSLVVLYSGPVGLVVYWYTGRTQLDGDSLWKQGFRSTSHCYSGCGMGEVVGITAATIILSFPTFWVVVTTFALAYLAGFGLTVGPLMQEGVGFGEAVEDALWTETPSITVMEIVAIGTDLLVAGSAGWTRPLFWTALLFSLTIGFAAAYPVNVALIAVGVKDGMGNPAEMDGTPSAGEGSSGRASRGD, translated from the coding sequence GTGTTCGAACAGACCACGGTGGCGCTGGCGAGTTCGCCGGTACCCGAGTGGCTCGTCCGCTGGGGCATACAGGTAGAGCACGCACTGGCGCCCGCCCGGGACGTGGTCCGGCCGGTCCTCTCCAGTTGGTGGACGCTCGCGGTCTGGCTCGCGGTCAACGTCCTCTCGCTGGGGGTGCTGTGGCGGGACGTTTGGACGCGAAACCGGAACCTCCCGTCCCTGATGAAGTTCGTCTGGTCGCTGGTCGTCCTCTACTCTGGGCCGGTGGGACTGGTCGTCTACTGGTACACGGGACGGACGCAACTGGACGGCGACTCGCTGTGGAAACAGGGCTTCCGCTCGACGTCGCACTGCTACTCCGGCTGTGGGATGGGCGAGGTGGTCGGCATCACCGCCGCCACCATCATCCTCAGCTTCCCGACGTTCTGGGTGGTGGTGACGACGTTCGCGCTGGCGTATCTCGCCGGCTTCGGTCTCACGGTCGGCCCGCTGATGCAGGAGGGCGTCGGCTTCGGCGAGGCCGTGGAGGACGCGCTCTGGACCGAGACGCCCAGCATCACCGTCATGGAGATCGTCGCCATCGGGACGGACCTGCTGGTGGCCGGCAGCGCGGGATGGACGCGTCCGCTGTTCTGGACGGCGCTGCTGTTCTCGCTCACGATCGGTTTCGCCGCCGCGTACCCGGTCAACGTCGCGCTCATCGCCGTGGGCGTCAAGGATGGGATGGGCAACCCCGCCGAGATGGACGGTACTCCGAGCGCCGGCGAGGGGTCGAGCGGGCGGGCCTCGCGTGGCGACTGA